The following are from one region of the Rhodocyclaceae bacterium genome:
- a CDS encoding FAD-dependent monooxygenase, producing MMAVSFSAAGSASRPDAVVVGAGLIGAAAVLGLTEAGLRVCWVAAPGADAGPAAAPGAAPGWDSRVYAVSPGSIEWLSSVGAWRGVDGTRTCDVTAMRVSGDDGRSGIGFDSHDARMPRLAVICESSNLACALERAVAARGDTVTRIAGPVVDLRVGERTASVGLSGGTTLRTPLVVAADGAGSTVRELAGIAVDRRDYGHTAVVANFRCAVPHHGVARQWFFGDAVLALLPLPGDLRSMVWSCADAHAAWLLGLPLEALAGEVARVAGGEAGSLQALAPACGFPLRLQRVSQLVGPRVALVGDAAHTVHPLAGQGMNLGFGDCRELSAVLSARGPQSDPGDLGLLRRYQRGRAEPIATMRFATDGLFRLFSSTLPGVARLRNFGMGWVDRTPLLKRELMAAAMD from the coding sequence ATGATGGCTGTTTCTTTTTCCGCCGCAGGGTCGGCATCCCGACCCGATGCGGTCGTCGTTGGTGCCGGCCTGATCGGTGCCGCTGCCGTGCTGGGACTCACGGAGGCCGGGCTGCGCGTCTGCTGGGTGGCGGCGCCGGGCGCCGATGCCGGCCCGGCGGCGGCCCCTGGCGCAGCGCCCGGCTGGGACAGCCGGGTCTACGCGGTCAGCCCGGGCAGCATCGAATGGCTGTCTTCGGTCGGTGCCTGGCGTGGGGTGGACGGCACGCGGACCTGCGACGTGACCGCGATGCGGGTCAGTGGCGACGATGGCCGCTCGGGTATCGGCTTCGACAGCCACGATGCCCGCATGCCGCGGCTGGCGGTGATCTGCGAGTCGTCCAACCTCGCGTGCGCGCTGGAAAGGGCGGTTGCAGCCCGGGGCGATACGGTCACCCGCATCGCCGGTCCGGTGGTCGACCTGCGTGTCGGCGAGCGTACGGCATCGGTCGGCCTGTCCGGCGGTACGACGTTACGCACGCCGCTGGTGGTCGCAGCCGATGGGGCCGGATCGACCGTGCGCGAGCTGGCCGGTATTGCCGTCGACCGGCGCGACTACGGCCATACCGCGGTGGTCGCGAACTTCCGGTGCGCTGTGCCGCACCACGGCGTGGCCCGACAGTGGTTCTTCGGCGACGCGGTGCTGGCGCTGCTGCCGCTGCCCGGCGACCTGCGCTCGATGGTCTGGTCGTGTGCCGACGCGCATGCGGCCTGGCTGCTCGGCCTGCCGCTCGAGGCGCTGGCCGGCGAGGTGGCACGGGTCGCCGGCGGCGAGGCTGGCAGCCTGCAGGCGCTGGCGCCCGCCTGCGGCTTCCCGCTGCGCCTGCAGCGCGTGTCGCAGCTGGTAGGTCCGCGGGTGGCGCTGGTAGGCGATGCCGCGCATACCGTGCATCCGCTGGCCGGGCAGGGGATGAACCTCGGCTTCGGTGACTGCCGGGAACTGTCCGCCGTGCTGTCCGCGCGCGGTCCGCAGTCGGATCCCGGCGACCTCGGTCTGCTGCGGCGCTACCAGCGCGGGCGCGCCGAACCGATCGCCACGATGCGATTCGCAACGGACGGTCTGTTCAGGTTGTTCTCGTCCACGCTGCCCGGCGTGGCCCGCCTGCGCAACTTCGGCATGGGATGGGTCGACCGGACGCCCTTGCTCAAGCGGGAGCTGATGGCTGCCGCGATGGACTGA